In Topomyia yanbarensis strain Yona2022 chromosome 2, ASM3024719v1, whole genome shotgun sequence, one DNA window encodes the following:
- the LOC131680420 gene encoding uncharacterized protein LOC131680420, with protein MSVEDFLQSLLWKCGPPWLQSSAEICHSNTRDVNFTDEELETRKLVHTAIVVPEPNALFMMRSSLEPLLRIVAYCIRFTRNCRNVKSRNRSPFITVEEFSTAKLALVKLVQTECFENDLKHLHKHGHVHKRSTLRLLRPFLDKAGIIRVGGRLSYSAQEFTTKHPTILPSVHPFTRILVDYFHRQTVHGGRQLTLVVMRQEFWPIHGKRVVNTVLQKCHRCFRCNPIPIQQPTGQLPCPRVRPSRPFSIVGVDYCGPFYLKPPHRRAAAPKAYIAVFVCFATKAMHLEIVSDLSTVGFMSAFRRFIGYHGVPSEVHSDNAKNFAGA; from the coding sequence ATGTCAGTTGAGGACTTTCTTCAAAGCTTGCTGTGGAAATGTGGGCCTCCGTGGTTGCAGTCGTCGGCTGAAATATGTCATTCCAATACCCGAGACGTGAATTTCACTGATGAAGAGCTGGAGACACGAAAGCTAGTTCATACTGCCATTGTTGTGCCAGAGCCGAATGCGCTGTTCATGATGCGTTCTTCGTTGGAGCCACTTTTGCGCATTGTTGCATACTGCATTCGTTTTACTCGCAACTGTCGGAATGTCAAAAGTCGCAATCGTTCCCCATTTATAACTGTCGAAGAATTCTCAACGGCAAAGTTGGCTCTGGTCAAACTAGTACAAACCGAGTGCTTCGAGAATGATCTTAAACATTTGCACAAGCACGGACATGTCCATAAAAGGTCTACGCTTAGGTTGCTTCGTCCTTTTCTTGATAAGGCCGGCATCATTCGAGTTGGTGGTCGTCTTAGTTATTCCGCCCAAGAATTCACGACAAAACATCCAACAATACTTCCAAGTGTGCATCCCTTCACCAGAATATTAGTTGattattttcatcgtcaaacagtCCATGGAGGACGTCAACTAACACTAGTGGTTATGAGACAGGAGTTTTGGCCCATACATGGTAAACGAGTGGTCAACACCGTGCTTCAGAAATGTCATCGCTGTTTTCGCTGTAATCCAATACCCATCCAGCAACCAACTGGCCAGCTTCCGTGTCCACGCGTTCGACCAAGTAGACCGTTCTCCATCGTAGGTGTGGATTACTGCGGCCCTTTTTATTTAAAGCCTCCGCATCGTCGTGCCGCAGCTCCCAAGGCATATATCGCTGTCTTTGTTTGTTTCGCCACCAAAGCGATGCATCTTGAAATCGTCAGTGACCTATCAACAGTTGGATTTATGTCGGCTTTCCGTCGCTTCATTGGATATCATGGTGTTCCGAGCGAAGTTCATTCAGACAATGCTAAAAACTTCGCTGGCGCTTAA